A genomic stretch from Microplitis mediator isolate UGA2020A chromosome 10, iyMicMedi2.1, whole genome shotgun sequence includes:
- the LOC130676258 gene encoding protein MIX23, producing the protein MAASSGMECGDFLEFQDSLQKMRQLDDKIIYLLNTTIPTESFKGQVDATATCKDLFQRIQSGHAQREIAIKKCMDESREKVKKFKEAKDKNPDDISVLKQLRKEQTTLRLLESELGVEEIVKNRTNQIYLTKCRGFYKPNTSDS; encoded by the exons ATGGCAGCATCTTCGGGCATGGAGTGTGGtgattttttagaatttcag gattCCTTACAAAAAATGCGACAATtagatgataaaataatttacttattaaatACAACTATTCCGACAGAATCATTTAAAGGACAAGTAGATGCAACAGCTACATGTAAGGATTTATTTCAACGAATTCAATCAGGTCATGCACAACGTGAAAtagcaattaaaaaatgtatggaTGAATCACGTGAGaaagtcaaaaaattcaaagaagCCAAAGACAAAAATCCAGATGATATATCAGTGCTTAAACAATTAAGAAAAGAACAAACTACTTTAAGACTACTTGAATCTGAACTAGGTGTTGAAGAAATTGTTAAAAACCGCACCAATCAAATTTATCTTACAAAATGTCGTGGCTTTTATAAACCAAACACCTCAGActcttga
- the LOC130675525 gene encoding uncharacterized protein LOC130675525 isoform X2, with the protein MTDRGKCILMEEHERLNYTFIFEKNTCYHCVKLIVRTINVLEKTELNCVNLPEGVKPTINDVCRGLKNDQQLITLFSKNHKPVNCRSSLEGVWKFAYQNRFRFTGECYHEDAQIKSCQTAGTQFLITNQKFNITYKKCENMNGTFDGVVEYSCLGNWFVGKNHFFAVVNTKESREDEKYRCFLRNRDDDLYIGTSITAECNTLNSVERSPERLRIIPIKSEIIEPRCQLPQNMSGDWINMANNEANVVINETHIVETWNPDEGRERKTIYTCQQQRDHRFMMARLAVDGCQTDYICFEFIPRHHNIIRFRKSVAVVQNDFSTVCSWAKFQNSIKWKYDMFIKKNPVPIRCPVAGKFRFTQRGDILFETKILGGVTLAPRPLTYCKQNISDFSVCDYDQKEIQVDENYCLSVDYRGRPLDIDSDPDYKMKCIGYYFENLQSYLITYDELDPFSNYRCWVYQRAELNRVLMSQAVGPHCHINQTAKSYNWTEGAAVAINMIEYERERDECPMLFDSGKNPWKTDESHITIFKYNQNSAGASTSIFSPLILTLFLIF; encoded by the exons ATGACAGATCGTGGAAAATGTATTCTTATGGAGGAACACGAAAGACTgaattatacatttatatttgaaaaaaatacgtgTTATCATTGTGTTAAACTTATTGTAAGAACAATTAATGTTTTAGAAAAAACAGAGT tgaaTTGTGTAAATTTACCTGAAGGAGTAAAACCAACGATTAATGATGTATGCCGAGGATTGAAAAATGATCAACAACTTATaacattattttcaaaaaatcacaaaCCTGTTAATTGCAGATCATCTCTTGAGGGTGTATGGAAATTTGCTTatcag AATCGATTTCGATTTACTGGAGAGTGTTATCATGAAGATGCTCAAATAAAATCATGTCAAACAGCGGGTACTCAGTTTTTGATAacaaaccaaaaatttaatataacttataaaaaatgtgaaaatatGAATGGAACATTTGATGGAG TGGTTGAATATAGTTGTTTGGGCAATTGGTTCGttggaaaaaatcatttcttcGCAGTTGTGAATACAAAGGAATCAAGAGAAGATGAAAAATATCGATGCTTTTTAAGAAATCGTGATGACGATTTGTATATTGGAACATCTATCACCGCTGAATGTAATACATTGAACTCGGTTGAAAGAAGTCCTGAACGACTGCGAATTATTCCAATTAAATCAGAAATTATCGAGCCTAGATGTCAATTACCACAAAATATGTCGGGAGATTGGATAAATATGGCTAATAATGAAGCTAACGTTGTAATTAATGAGACTCATATTGTTGAAACATGGAATCCTGATGAAGGACGTGAACGAAAAACAATTTATACCTGTCAGCAACAACGTGATCATAGATTCATGATGGCTCGTTTAGCTGTCGATGgatg TCAAACAGATTACATTTGTTTTGAGTTTATACCACGACATCATAACATCATAAGATTCAGAAAAAGTGTTGCTGTTGttcaaaatgatttttcaacAGTTTGTTCATGggcaaaatttcaaaattctatcAAATGGAAGTACGATATGTTTATAA aaaaaaatcctgTTCCCATAAGATGTCCAGTCGCAGGAAAATTTCGATTTACACAGAGAGGAGATATActatttgaaacaaaaattttaggagGCGTTACATTGGCACCGCGACCTTTAACTTATTGCAAGCAAAATATATCTGATTTTTCGGTTTGTGATTACGATCAAAAAGAAATACAAGttgatgaaaattattgtttgtCAGTAGATTATCGAGGACGTCCATTAGATATTGATA gtGATCCtgattataaaatgaaatgcatcggttattattttgaaaatctgCAATCATATTTAATAACGTACGATGAACTAGATCCATTTAGTAATTATCGTTGTTGGGTGTACCAAAGAGCTGAGCTTAATAGAGTTTTGATGTCACAAGCTGTTGGACCTCATTGTCATATTAATCAGACGGCCAAAAGTTACAATTGGACTGAAGGAGCTGCTGTTGCTATTAATatgatt gaatatGAACGTGAACGTGATGAATGCCCGATGTTATTCGATAGCGGCAAAAATCCTTGGAAAACAGATGAAAGTCacataactatttttaaatataatcaaaatTCTGCTGGTGCGAGTACGAGTATTTTTTCAcccttaattttaactttatttttaatattttaa
- the LOC130676256 gene encoding N-alpha-acetyltransferase 40: MKSKKGHITRKQRLAKKEAEAKALVDKANSLVDPLSLLDSFKSYTTNSNIKFNLKCHKVKELSSELLSWIFDLMERNMKTLYEQSHWGWNKSSKHKELTEPTAWYLIAFLDDEPVGFSHFRYDLDDKVEVLYCYELQLESKVRRQGLGRFMMNTLEALSVQSAMKKVVLTVLKHNPDAKTFFQSLGYKVDTTSPSDWENLDYLILSK; the protein is encoded by the exons atgaag agtaaaaaagGACATATAACAAGAAAACAACGCCTGGCAAAAAAGGAAGCAGAAGCTAAAGCGCTTGTAGACAAAGCAAACTCTCTTGTTGATCCTCTTTCATTGTTAGATTCATTTAAATCTTATACAACaaatagtaatattaaatttaatttaaaatgtcatAAAGTAAAAGAATTATCATCAGAATTATTGTCATGGATTTTTGATCTTATGGAGCGCAATATGAAGACACTTTATGAACAATCTCATTGGGGGTGGAATAAAAGTTCTAAACATAAAGAACTGACTGAACCGACTGCTTGGTATTTAATTGCATTTTTAGATGACGAACCAGTTGGATTTTCTCATTTTCGTTATGATTTAGATGATAAAGTTGAAGTTTTGTATTG CTATGAACTGCAATTAGAATCAAAAGTAAGACGACAAGGTCTTGGACGATTTATGATGAATACTTTGGAGGCATTATCCGTTCAAAGTGCTATGAAAAAAGTTGTTCTTACAGTTTTAAAGCACAATCCAGATgctaaaacattttttcaatcattagG TTATAAAGTGGACACAACAAGTCCATCAGATTGGGAAAATCTAGATTACCTTATtctaagtaaataa
- the LOC130676257 gene encoding UPF0389 protein CG9231: MSGSMIRLRPFIRNIRGFKTNSILRDTKTSESGSSTQGTSNQPKYNTDSVSPTNFQKRILVFSKKYPSIKDVPDRVPVDLMQTAMSKCRIRIANWMMVFTILGCIVIISMGKMRKSEKMEEMKTQHDEIRRQITAEYKNSLKQQTDIK; encoded by the exons atgtcTGGTTCAATGATTCGTCTGCGTCcttttataagaaatataagAGGATTTAAGACCAACTCTATTTTACGAGATACTAAAACGTCAGAATCGGGATCAAGTACTCAGGGAACATCTAACCAACCTAAatata atacAGATTCTGTCAGTCCTaccaattttcaaaaaagaattttagtattttcaaaaaaatatcctaGCATTAAGGATGTGCCTGATCGTGTTCC AGTTGATCTTATGCAAACTGCCATGAGTAAATGTCGAATTCGTATTGCCAATTGGATGATGGTATTCACAATATTGGGTTGTATAGTAATAATATCCATGGGTAAAATgagaaaaagtgaaaaaatggaAGAAATGAAAACACAACACGATGAAATACGTCGTCAAATTACTGCTGAATATAAAAATAGCTTGAAACAGCAAactgatataaaataa
- the LOC130675525 gene encoding uncharacterized protein LOC130675525 isoform X1: MLSVNKFILFKLFLLYTYVCLSSQEERDYKCEIPHVIRGAWFSWEGKKVNTEINAEYMTDRGKCILMEEHERLNYTFIFEKNTCYHCVKLIVRTINVLEKTELNCVNLPEGVKPTINDVCRGLKNDQQLITLFSKNHKPVNCRSSLEGVWKFAYQNRFRFTGECYHEDAQIKSCQTAGTQFLITNQKFNITYKKCENMNGTFDGVVEYSCLGNWFVGKNHFFAVVNTKESREDEKYRCFLRNRDDDLYIGTSITAECNTLNSVERSPERLRIIPIKSEIIEPRCQLPQNMSGDWINMANNEANVVINETHIVETWNPDEGRERKTIYTCQQQRDHRFMMARLAVDGCQTDYICFEFIPRHHNIIRFRKSVAVVQNDFSTVCSWAKFQNSIKWKYDMFIKKNPVPIRCPVAGKFRFTQRGDILFETKILGGVTLAPRPLTYCKQNISDFSVCDYDQKEIQVDENYCLSVDYRGRPLDIDSDPDYKMKCIGYYFENLQSYLITYDELDPFSNYRCWVYQRAELNRVLMSQAVGPHCHINQTAKSYNWTEGAAVAINMIEYERERDECPMLFDSGKNPWKTDESHITIFKYNQNSAGASTSIFSPLILTLFLIF, from the exons atgttaagtgttaataaatttattttatttaaattatttttattatatacttatg TTTGTTTGTCCTCTCAAGAAGAAAGAGATTATAAATGTGAGATTCCTCATGTCATAAGAGGAGCTTGGTTTTCATGGGAAGGTAAAAAAGTAAACACAGAAATAAATGCTGAATATATGACAGATCGTGGAAAATGTATTCTTATGGAGGAACACGAAAGACTgaattatacatttatatttgaaaaaaatacgtgTTATCATTGTGTTAAACTTATTGTAAGAACAATTAATGTTTTAGAAAAAACAGAGT tgaaTTGTGTAAATTTACCTGAAGGAGTAAAACCAACGATTAATGATGTATGCCGAGGATTGAAAAATGATCAACAACTTATaacattattttcaaaaaatcacaaaCCTGTTAATTGCAGATCATCTCTTGAGGGTGTATGGAAATTTGCTTatcag AATCGATTTCGATTTACTGGAGAGTGTTATCATGAAGATGCTCAAATAAAATCATGTCAAACAGCGGGTACTCAGTTTTTGATAacaaaccaaaaatttaatataacttataaaaaatgtgaaaatatGAATGGAACATTTGATGGAG TGGTTGAATATAGTTGTTTGGGCAATTGGTTCGttggaaaaaatcatttcttcGCAGTTGTGAATACAAAGGAATCAAGAGAAGATGAAAAATATCGATGCTTTTTAAGAAATCGTGATGACGATTTGTATATTGGAACATCTATCACCGCTGAATGTAATACATTGAACTCGGTTGAAAGAAGTCCTGAACGACTGCGAATTATTCCAATTAAATCAGAAATTATCGAGCCTAGATGTCAATTACCACAAAATATGTCGGGAGATTGGATAAATATGGCTAATAATGAAGCTAACGTTGTAATTAATGAGACTCATATTGTTGAAACATGGAATCCTGATGAAGGACGTGAACGAAAAACAATTTATACCTGTCAGCAACAACGTGATCATAGATTCATGATGGCTCGTTTAGCTGTCGATGgatg TCAAACAGATTACATTTGTTTTGAGTTTATACCACGACATCATAACATCATAAGATTCAGAAAAAGTGTTGCTGTTGttcaaaatgatttttcaacAGTTTGTTCATGggcaaaatttcaaaattctatcAAATGGAAGTACGATATGTTTATAA aaaaaaatcctgTTCCCATAAGATGTCCAGTCGCAGGAAAATTTCGATTTACACAGAGAGGAGATATActatttgaaacaaaaattttaggagGCGTTACATTGGCACCGCGACCTTTAACTTATTGCAAGCAAAATATATCTGATTTTTCGGTTTGTGATTACGATCAAAAAGAAATACAAGttgatgaaaattattgtttgtCAGTAGATTATCGAGGACGTCCATTAGATATTGATA gtGATCCtgattataaaatgaaatgcatcggttattattttgaaaatctgCAATCATATTTAATAACGTACGATGAACTAGATCCATTTAGTAATTATCGTTGTTGGGTGTACCAAAGAGCTGAGCTTAATAGAGTTTTGATGTCACAAGCTGTTGGACCTCATTGTCATATTAATCAGACGGCCAAAAGTTACAATTGGACTGAAGGAGCTGCTGTTGCTATTAATatgatt gaatatGAACGTGAACGTGATGAATGCCCGATGTTATTCGATAGCGGCAAAAATCCTTGGAAAACAGATGAAAGTCacataactatttttaaatataatcaaaatTCTGCTGGTGCGAGTACGAGTATTTTTTCAcccttaattttaactttatttttaatattttaa